The proteins below come from a single Bubalus kerabau isolate K-KA32 ecotype Philippines breed swamp buffalo chromosome 19, PCC_UOA_SB_1v2, whole genome shotgun sequence genomic window:
- the HYKK gene encoding hydroxylysine kinase isoform X3 produces the protein MSSGDGQQSQALTKPSFSEVQASALVESVFGLKVSKIQPLPSYDDQNFHVCIARTKVTTDGPNECVLKISNTESSKTPDLIEVQTHVIMFLRAAGFPTASVCRTKGDNITSLVSVDSGSEVKSYLVRLLTYLPGRPIAEIPIGPQLLYEIGRLAAKLDKTLEKFHHPKLSSLHRENFIWNLKSVPLLEKYLYALGQNRNREIVEQVIQLFKDEVMTSLSHFRECEYRPPNQVSITEILTTTTF, from the exons ATGTCAAGTGGAGATGGTCAGCAATCACAGGCTCTCACCAAGCCCTCTTTCAGTGAGGTACAAGCCTCTGCATTAGTGGAATCAGTGTTTGGGTTAAAAGTTTCCAAGATCCAGCCACTTCCTAGCTATGATGACCAAAACTTCCATGTATGCATTGCAAGAAccaaagtcactacagatggCCCAAATGAATGTGTCCTCAAAATAAGCAACACTGAATCTAGCAAAACTCCAGACCTGATTGAAGTGCAGACTCATGTCATCATGTTTCTGAGAGCGGCTGGATTTCCAACAGCCTCTGTGTGTCGTACTAAAGGAGACAACATAACCTCTCTCGTGTCTGTAG ATAGCGGCTCTGAAGTCAAAAGCTACTTGGTGAGGCTGCTGACTTACCTCCCAGGAAGACCCATAGCTGAGATTCCCATTGGCCCTCAGCTCTTATATGAAATTGGAAGGCTAGCTGCTAAGTTGGATAAAACACTGGAG AAATTCCATCACCCAAAGCTAAGTAGTCTTCATCGGGAGAACTTCATCTGGAATCTGAAAAGTGTTCCTCTTCTGGAGAAATACCTCTATGCCTTGGGCCAGAATCGGAATCGAGAGATTGTTGAACAGGTCATTCAGCTGTTCAAGGACGAAGTGATGACCAGTCTAAGTCATTTTAGAGAATGTGAGTACCGCCCCCCCAATCAA
- the HYKK gene encoding hydroxylysine kinase isoform X4 has protein sequence MSSGDGQQSQALTKPSFSEVQASALVESVFGLKVSKIQPLPSYDDQNFHVCIARTKVTTDGPNECVLKISNTESSKTPDLIEVQTHVIMFLRAAGFPTASVCRTKGDNITSLVSVDSGSEVKSYLVRLLTYLPGRPIAEIPIGPQLLYEIGRLAAKLDKTLEKFHHPKLSSLHRENFIWNLKSVPLLEKYLYALGQNRNREIVEQVIQLFKDEVMTSLSHFRE, from the exons ATGTCAAGTGGAGATGGTCAGCAATCACAGGCTCTCACCAAGCCCTCTTTCAGTGAGGTACAAGCCTCTGCATTAGTGGAATCAGTGTTTGGGTTAAAAGTTTCCAAGATCCAGCCACTTCCTAGCTATGATGACCAAAACTTCCATGTATGCATTGCAAGAAccaaagtcactacagatggCCCAAATGAATGTGTCCTCAAAATAAGCAACACTGAATCTAGCAAAACTCCAGACCTGATTGAAGTGCAGACTCATGTCATCATGTTTCTGAGAGCGGCTGGATTTCCAACAGCCTCTGTGTGTCGTACTAAAGGAGACAACATAACCTCTCTCGTGTCTGTAG ATAGCGGCTCTGAAGTCAAAAGCTACTTGGTGAGGCTGCTGACTTACCTCCCAGGAAGACCCATAGCTGAGATTCCCATTGGCCCTCAGCTCTTATATGAAATTGGAAGGCTAGCTGCTAAGTTGGATAAAACACTGGAG AAATTCCATCACCCAAAGCTAAGTAGTCTTCATCGGGAGAACTTCATCTGGAATCTGAAAAGTGTTCCTCTTCTGGAGAAATACCTCTATGCCTTGGGCCAGAATCGGAATCGAGAGATTGTTGAACAGGTCATTCAGCTGTTCAAGGACGAAGTGATGACCAGTCTAAGTCATTTTAGAGAAT